The Rissa tridactyla isolate bRisTri1 chromosome 6, bRisTri1.patW.cur.20221130, whole genome shotgun sequence genome includes a region encoding these proteins:
- the FAM124B gene encoding protein FAM124B isoform X1, whose protein sequence is MGGVAAGCADAAAGGEPWLPAAAEGQPSWELCETLAGFLLFVSWLTRRNKNHLGQKPAYINAGGAFAMDEGTDSLMTVHLLANSGHSLLLQQTLDRLLEWICLDIRLFLVSERLTPLKYYERYRKRSCCFPGISVLLFLHEDLGEERIFQVHEQFQRPPWRYQCAQIVNGQSHPYAPAHQDFYGLEDQLPVWGIRRVHCGPEILRVTLYCGFDNYEDAVRLYEMILQKEATLQKSNFCVFVLYTTQSVAVQLCLKQLPIGVAAEPRGSSALQFKVQEIGQLVPLLPNPCFPISSTRWQTQDYEGNTILLQVQDSSKPHETNVGLSHQHNDADNEKILQDSVPIPFPVKRDNSGWRNQDVRATKAKPKSDQSKAHTPEEASGDLHRHFCPSHSGPSPRWWWDAASLRRQASSKLQASLRESRLRRQAAETNVDTGLAVANPASGLCPLNRFSRDLRSSLLQPRAPVDVAGSAASSRDRTPILLAAPQRSKGAGRRASGCQEQTLRASPTGRAQEEEEEEEFFI, encoded by the exons ATGGGAGGAGTTGCAGCCGGCTGTGCCGACGCTGCTGCCGGTGGGGAGCCGTGGCTCCCGGCAGCCGCCGAGGGTCAGCCCTCCTGGGAGCTCTGCGAG ACCCTTGCTGGATTCCTACTCTTTGTTAGCTGGTTAACAAGAAGAAACAAGAACCATTTGGGACAGAAGCCTGCTTACATAAACGCAGGAG gaGCCTTTGCAATGGATGAGGGAACAGACTCTCTGATGACTGTGCATCTTCTCGCCAATTCGGGACACTCATTGCTTCTGCAGCAAACTCTGGATCGGCTTTTGGAGTGGATCTGCCTGGACATTCGCCTTTTCCTGGTGTCTGAGCGACTTACTCCATTGAAATACTATGAGAGATATCGtaagagaagctgctgcttccctggaatatctgttctcctttttttacACGAGGACTTGGGAGAAGAACGGATTTTCCAGGTCCATGAGCAATTCCAGCGTCCGCCCTGGCGCTACCAGTGTGCCCAGATTGTCAATGGCCAAAGCCACCCCTATGCCCCAGCTCACCAGGACTTCTATGGCCTGGAGGACCAGCTGCCTGTGTGGGGCATCAGGCGGGTACACTGTGGCCCCGAAATCCTGCGCGTCACCCTCTACTGCGGTTTCGATAACTACGAGGACGCGGTGAGACTCTATGAGATGATCCTGCAGAAAGAAGCGACTCTGCAGAAAAGCAACTTCTGCGTCTTTGTGCTGTATACGACCCAAAGCGTTGCCGTGCAGCTCTGCTTGAAGCAGCTGCCCATCGGGGTGGCTGCTGAGCCGAGGGGGTCGTCAGCCCTGCAGTTCAAGGTGCAAGAAATCGGGCAGCTGGTGCCTCTCCTGCCCAACCCCTGTTTTCCCATCAGTAGCACCAGGTGGCAAACGCAAGACTACGAAGGAAATACAATTCTGCTTCAG GTTCAAGACAGCTCCAAGCCCCATGAAACAAATGTTGGGCTTTCCCATCAGCATAATGATGCAGACAATGAAAAAATCCTGCAGGACTCTGTCCCGATCCCTTTCCCTGTAAAGCGGGATAATTCTGGGTGGAGAAACCAGGACGTCAGAGCCACGAAAGCTAAACCAAAATCTGACCAAAGCAAAGCCCATACTCCTGAGGAAGCCAGTGGTGACCTCCACAGGCACTTCTGCCCTTCTCACAGTGGTCCATCACCCCGGTGGTGGTGGGATGCCGCCTCCCTCCGCAGGCAGGCGAGCAGCAAGCTGCAGGCTTCTCTACGGGAGAGCCGCCTTCGTCGGCAGGCAGCAGAGACCAACGTCGACACCGGGCTTGCCGTGGCGAATCCTGCAAGTGGCCTCTGCCCCCTGAACCGCTTCTCTAGGGACCTGCGGAGCAGCCTCCTCCAGCCGCGAGCACCTGTGGACGTGGCCGGCAGCGCCGCGTCCTCCCGGGACAGGACCCCGATCCTGCTCGCTGCCCCCCAAAGGAGCAAAGGAGCGGGACGAAGAGCTTCAGGCTGCCAGGAGCAAACACTGCGGGCCAGCCCCACAGGCagagcccaggaggaggaggaggaggaggagttcttTATATGA
- the FAM124B gene encoding protein FAM124B isoform X2 has translation MDEGTDSLMTVHLLANSGHSLLLQQTLDRLLEWICLDIRLFLVSERLTPLKYYERYRKRSCCFPGISVLLFLHEDLGEERIFQVHEQFQRPPWRYQCAQIVNGQSHPYAPAHQDFYGLEDQLPVWGIRRVHCGPEILRVTLYCGFDNYEDAVRLYEMILQKEATLQKSNFCVFVLYTTQSVAVQLCLKQLPIGVAAEPRGSSALQFKVQEIGQLVPLLPNPCFPISSTRWQTQDYEGNTILLQVQDSSKPHETNVGLSHQHNDADNEKILQDSVPIPFPVKRDNSGWRNQDVRATKAKPKSDQSKAHTPEEASGDLHRHFCPSHSGPSPRWWWDAASLRRQASSKLQASLRESRLRRQAAETNVDTGLAVANPASGLCPLNRFSRDLRSSLLQPRAPVDVAGSAASSRDRTPILLAAPQRSKGAGRRASGCQEQTLRASPTGRAQEEEEEEEFFI, from the exons ATGGATGAGGGAACAGACTCTCTGATGACTGTGCATCTTCTCGCCAATTCGGGACACTCATTGCTTCTGCAGCAAACTCTGGATCGGCTTTTGGAGTGGATCTGCCTGGACATTCGCCTTTTCCTGGTGTCTGAGCGACTTACTCCATTGAAATACTATGAGAGATATCGtaagagaagctgctgcttccctggaatatctgttctcctttttttacACGAGGACTTGGGAGAAGAACGGATTTTCCAGGTCCATGAGCAATTCCAGCGTCCGCCCTGGCGCTACCAGTGTGCCCAGATTGTCAATGGCCAAAGCCACCCCTATGCCCCAGCTCACCAGGACTTCTATGGCCTGGAGGACCAGCTGCCTGTGTGGGGCATCAGGCGGGTACACTGTGGCCCCGAAATCCTGCGCGTCACCCTCTACTGCGGTTTCGATAACTACGAGGACGCGGTGAGACTCTATGAGATGATCCTGCAGAAAGAAGCGACTCTGCAGAAAAGCAACTTCTGCGTCTTTGTGCTGTATACGACCCAAAGCGTTGCCGTGCAGCTCTGCTTGAAGCAGCTGCCCATCGGGGTGGCTGCTGAGCCGAGGGGGTCGTCAGCCCTGCAGTTCAAGGTGCAAGAAATCGGGCAGCTGGTGCCTCTCCTGCCCAACCCCTGTTTTCCCATCAGTAGCACCAGGTGGCAAACGCAAGACTACGAAGGAAATACAATTCTGCTTCAG GTTCAAGACAGCTCCAAGCCCCATGAAACAAATGTTGGGCTTTCCCATCAGCATAATGATGCAGACAATGAAAAAATCCTGCAGGACTCTGTCCCGATCCCTTTCCCTGTAAAGCGGGATAATTCTGGGTGGAGAAACCAGGACGTCAGAGCCACGAAAGCTAAACCAAAATCTGACCAAAGCAAAGCCCATACTCCTGAGGAAGCCAGTGGTGACCTCCACAGGCACTTCTGCCCTTCTCACAGTGGTCCATCACCCCGGTGGTGGTGGGATGCCGCCTCCCTCCGCAGGCAGGCGAGCAGCAAGCTGCAGGCTTCTCTACGGGAGAGCCGCCTTCGTCGGCAGGCAGCAGAGACCAACGTCGACACCGGGCTTGCCGTGGCGAATCCTGCAAGTGGCCTCTGCCCCCTGAACCGCTTCTCTAGGGACCTGCGGAGCAGCCTCCTCCAGCCGCGAGCACCTGTGGACGTGGCCGGCAGCGCCGCGTCCTCCCGGGACAGGACCCCGATCCTGCTCGCTGCCCCCCAAAGGAGCAAAGGAGCGGGACGAAGAGCTTCAGGCTGCCAGGAGCAAACACTGCGGGCCAGCCCCACAGGCagagcccaggaggaggaggaggaggaggagttcttTATATGA